A DNA window from Bacillus oleivorans contains the following coding sequences:
- a CDS encoding YkyB family protein, with the protein MQRSTESKPFTLTPNTIAKAIFTVNRHAKTATNNKYLYKLKQEALVKLIKEGKAQKIGLHFSNNPKYSRQQSDVLVECNEFTFHIPPSKEDFQTLPHLGELNSSIRNPKVHMSLNTAKKVLQSYTGIKENTAAASHKASKGYQKPVFKRLGESYGPVWRKK; encoded by the coding sequence TTGCAAAGGTCTACTGAGTCGAAACCGTTCACATTAACCCCTAATACGATTGCGAAGGCTATTTTTACTGTGAACCGACACGCTAAAACAGCTACTAATAATAAATATTTATACAAATTAAAACAAGAAGCCTTAGTCAAATTAATAAAAGAAGGAAAAGCTCAGAAAATTGGCCTGCATTTTTCAAATAATCCTAAATACAGCAGGCAGCAATCGGATGTCCTCGTTGAATGCAATGAATTTACTTTTCATATTCCTCCATCCAAAGAAGACTTTCAGACTTTACCTCATTTAGGTGAGTTAAATTCCTCTATAAGAAATCCTAAAGTTCATATGTCATTAAATACGGCTAAAAAGGTTCTCCAATCCTATACCGGCATTAAGGAAAACACAGCTGCAGCATCTCATAAAGCATCGAAAGGCTATCAAAAGCCTGTTTTTAAAAGACTAGGTGAGTCATATGGTCCTGTTTGGCGAAAAAAATAA
- the ptsP gene encoding phosphoenolpyruvate--protein phosphotransferase, with product MPNILKGIAASSGIAIAKAYRLVEPNLDITKKTIQDTHEEIERFQRSIEQSTAELETLKNNTLEKLGADKAAIFEAHLLVANDPEFLGPVREKIEAEMVNAEFALKEVSSMFVAMFEQMENEYMRERASDIKDVTKRILAHLLGVNLPTPSLIAEEVIVIAEDLTPSDTAQLNKQFVKGFATDIGGRTSHSAIMARSLEIPAVVGTKEISKTVENGTIVIVDGLNGEVYIDPTPEVIEKYKRDQEAYDKQKQEWAKLVNEKTVTADGHHVELAANIGTPADLKGAHANGAEGIGLYRTEFLYMGRDELPSEDEQFEAYKTVLEGMEGKPVVVRTLDIGGDKELPYLNLPKEMNPFLGYRAIRLCLEEQDIFRTQLRALLKASPYGNLKIMFPMIATIDEFRQAKSILEDERLKLVQEGIEVADNIEMGIMVEIPSTAVLADQFAKEVDFFSIGTNDLIQYTMAADRMNERVSYLYQPYNPSILRLIKMVIDAAHGNGKWAGMCGEMAGDEKAILILLGLGLDEFSMSATSILKARSLIKKLSVDDMKQLADKVIQMSSYEEVKQEIERVISL from the coding sequence ATGCCAAATATTTTAAAAGGAATTGCAGCATCTAGCGGTATTGCGATTGCGAAAGCATACAGATTAGTAGAACCAAATTTGGATATTACCAAGAAAACCATCCAAGACACCCATGAAGAAATTGAACGTTTTCAACGTTCTATTGAGCAATCGACCGCTGAGCTTGAAACGCTTAAAAACAATACGCTTGAAAAATTAGGTGCAGATAAAGCTGCTATTTTTGAAGCTCATCTTTTAGTTGCCAATGACCCGGAATTTCTGGGGCCAGTAAGAGAAAAGATTGAGGCGGAAATGGTTAATGCCGAATTTGCACTAAAAGAAGTTTCCTCTATGTTTGTTGCCATGTTTGAACAAATGGAAAATGAATATATGAGGGAGCGGGCCAGTGACATTAAAGATGTAACAAAAAGGATTCTGGCGCACTTACTTGGAGTGAACCTGCCTACCCCAAGTTTAATTGCAGAAGAAGTAATTGTGATTGCGGAAGACTTAACTCCTTCAGATACGGCGCAGTTAAATAAGCAATTTGTAAAAGGCTTTGCTACTGATATAGGCGGGCGTACCTCACACTCTGCGATTATGGCCCGTTCCTTAGAAATTCCTGCTGTTGTCGGAACGAAGGAAATTTCCAAAACCGTAGAGAATGGAACCATTGTCATTGTTGATGGTTTAAATGGAGAAGTCTACATAGACCCGACTCCTGAGGTTATTGAAAAATATAAACGCGATCAAGAAGCATATGATAAGCAAAAGCAAGAGTGGGCCAAGCTCGTTAACGAGAAAACCGTGACTGCAGACGGGCATCATGTCGAACTGGCTGCGAATATTGGAACGCCAGCAGATTTAAAAGGTGCTCATGCGAATGGGGCAGAAGGAATCGGTTTATATCGGACTGAGTTTCTCTATATGGGCCGGGATGAACTTCCTAGTGAGGATGAACAATTCGAAGCTTACAAGACCGTTTTAGAAGGAATGGAAGGTAAGCCAGTTGTTGTCCGGACTTTAGATATTGGCGGGGATAAGGAGCTGCCTTATTTAAATCTCCCGAAAGAAATGAACCCATTTCTTGGCTATAGAGCGATTCGGCTCTGTTTAGAGGAGCAAGATATATTCCGGACTCAGCTTAGGGCTCTCTTAAAAGCAAGCCCATACGGGAACTTGAAAATCATGTTTCCAATGATTGCAACGATTGATGAATTCCGTCAAGCCAAGTCCATCTTAGAAGATGAAAGATTGAAGCTGGTCCAAGAGGGAATTGAAGTAGCCGACAACATAGAAATGGGTATTATGGTTGAGATTCCATCCACTGCAGTCTTAGCTGACCAGTTTGCCAAAGAAGTGGATTTCTTTAGCATTGGCACTAATGATTTAATACAGTATACAATGGCCGCAGACCGAATGAATGAGAGAGTATCCTACCTCTATCAGCCGTACAATCCGTCTATTCTTAGATTGATTAAAATGGTGATTGATGCAGCTCACGGAAATGGTAAATGGGCAGGCATGTGCGGCGAAATGGCTGGAGACGAAAAGGCTATTCTCATCTTACTTGGTTTAGGATTAGATGAATTTTCTATGAGTGCTACTTCGATACTGAAGGCGCGGTCACTAATCAAAAAACTATCGGTCGATGATATGAAGCAATTAGCTGATAAAGTTATCCAAATGTCCTCGTATGAAGAGGTAAAACAAGAAATCGAGCGAGTTATCAGTTTGTAA
- a CDS encoding aminotransferase A — protein sequence MESLLNENVKNIQISGIRKFFNLVAEYDHVVSLTIGVPDFPTPDHVKEAAIRAIQENITTYTHNAGRIDVRKAACHFVKEKYKLQYNENEVIVTVGASEAIDIALRTILSKGDEVILPGPVYPGYEPLIQLSGGIPIYADVRQNGFKLTADIVEKYITEQTKCIILPYPSNPTGVSLEADELTAIASLVKEKNIFVIADEIYSELTYGRTHVSIAQFLKEQTILINGLSKSHAMTGWRIGLLFGPEKVVQNMLKVHQYNVSCATSISQMAALEALTNGINDALPMREEYQNRRDYCYQELTKMGIDVVLPDGAFYFFVPIPTGEPSFQFATNLLREQRIAVVPGDAFSSLGEGYFRMSYSCSMQQLEKGLNGIRAYLAGFGNN from the coding sequence TTGGAATCACTGTTAAATGAGAATGTAAAGAACATACAAATATCTGGAATCCGAAAGTTTTTTAATCTGGTGGCTGAATATGATCATGTCGTTTCGTTAACGATTGGGGTACCTGATTTTCCTACCCCTGATCATGTAAAAGAGGCAGCCATCCGTGCGATTCAGGAAAATATAACAACGTACACTCATAATGCAGGCCGAATAGATGTAAGAAAAGCAGCTTGTCACTTTGTTAAAGAGAAATATAAGCTTCAATATAATGAAAACGAAGTTATTGTTACAGTAGGTGCAAGTGAAGCAATTGATATAGCCTTGCGTACGATTTTAAGTAAAGGGGATGAGGTCATTTTACCAGGGCCTGTATATCCTGGCTATGAACCGCTGATCCAATTAAGCGGCGGTATCCCTATTTATGCAGACGTAAGGCAAAATGGCTTTAAACTTACAGCGGATATAGTTGAAAAATACATAACAGAACAAACAAAATGTATTATCCTGCCTTACCCTTCCAATCCAACAGGTGTTAGCTTGGAAGCGGATGAATTAACAGCAATTGCCTCATTAGTTAAAGAAAAAAATATTTTTGTAATTGCTGACGAGATTTACAGCGAGTTAACTTATGGACGCACCCATGTATCGATTGCACAATTTCTAAAAGAACAAACAATTCTTATCAACGGACTGTCTAAATCACACGCCATGACTGGCTGGAGAATTGGCCTTTTGTTTGGTCCGGAAAAAGTTGTCCAGAATATGTTAAAAGTCCATCAATATAATGTAAGCTGTGCAACCTCAATCTCCCAAATGGCAGCTCTCGAGGCTTTAACAAATGGGATAAACGATGCTCTGCCTATGAGAGAAGAATATCAGAATAGAAGAGACTATTGTTATCAGGAGTTAACGAAGATGGGGATTGATGTCGTATTGCCTGACGGAGCATTTTATTTTTTTGTTCCGATCCCTACAGGGGAGCCTTCATTCCAATTTGCGACTAACCTGCTTCGTGAACAACGAATTGCCGTTGTACCCGGTGATGCCTTTTCTTCCTTAGGCGAAGGCTATTTCCGAATGTCATACTCCTGTTCCATGCAACAGCTTGAAAAAGGTTTAAATGGTATTCGTGCCTATCTCGCTGGCTTTGGGAATAATTAA
- a CDS encoding chemotaxis protein CheW, with protein MAQSILTSDAVKTIEIVEFKVGKKILGVTIDAVQEIIHSTPVTSIPLAHPFIKGMAAVRGDVLNVLNLEEVIDETSHFNAKQEKMIVLQCLNYHFVIHVDEVTEIKIVNKEDFRISQASYMQYEIETDQGLLYILDLEEILNVIQSDRGIR; from the coding sequence ATGGCACAATCGATTTTGACAAGTGATGCTGTTAAAACAATAGAAATTGTTGAATTTAAAGTCGGGAAAAAAATATTAGGTGTTACAATTGACGCCGTTCAAGAAATAATTCATAGTACACCCGTTACATCGATTCCTTTGGCACATCCATTTATAAAAGGGATGGCCGCCGTTCGGGGAGACGTGCTAAATGTTTTAAATCTTGAGGAGGTTATAGACGAAACCTCTCATTTTAACGCAAAACAAGAAAAAATGATCGTCCTGCAATGTCTCAATTACCATTTCGTTATTCACGTCGATGAGGTAACTGAAATTAAAATTGTAAATAAGGAAGATTTTAGAATATCGCAAGCTTCTTACATGCAATATGAAATCGAGACAGATCAGGGACTATTGTATATTTTAGATTTGGAAGAAATTTTAAATGTGATACAATCTGACAGGGGTATTAGATAA
- a CDS encoding NAD(P)-dependent oxidoreductase, producing the protein MRRIGFIGLGVMGQSMAKRLLNKYGELFIYTRSKNKAEALIEKGAAWCTSPKEVANQSQLIITMVGYPHDVEEVYLGEEGLIRYAQPGTIFIDMTTSKPELAERIYQAAKDSDHTSLDAPVTGGDIGAKEGTLSIMAGGDKAAFDEALPVLQTMGQNIVYQGEAGSGQHTKMCNQIAIATNMIGVCEAIVYGQKAGLNPEQVLKSISGGAAGSWSLSNLAPRILANNFEPGFYIKHFIKDMGIALEEAKRMELALPGLSLARDMYQSLAQKGYSDKGTQALYKYWSE; encoded by the coding sequence ATGAGAAGGATTGGATTTATTGGTTTAGGAGTTATGGGCCAAAGTATGGCTAAGCGCTTGCTAAACAAATACGGGGAACTATTTATTTATACAAGATCAAAAAATAAAGCGGAAGCATTAATTGAAAAAGGAGCTGCCTGGTGTACTTCTCCTAAGGAGGTTGCGAACCAAAGTCAGCTTATAATCACTATGGTGGGATATCCGCATGACGTAGAAGAAGTTTACCTCGGTGAAGAAGGTCTGATTCGGTATGCCCAACCAGGAACCATTTTTATTGATATGACTACATCAAAGCCAGAACTTGCCGAGCGGATTTATCAAGCAGCCAAAGATTCTGACCATACCTCATTAGATGCGCCGGTTACTGGCGGGGATATTGGGGCAAAAGAAGGAACCCTTTCTATCATGGCAGGCGGAGATAAAGCTGCTTTTGACGAGGCCTTACCAGTCTTACAAACCATGGGACAAAATATTGTGTATCAAGGGGAAGCAGGCAGCGGGCAGCATACAAAAATGTGCAACCAAATTGCAATTGCCACGAATATGATAGGGGTGTGTGAAGCAATAGTGTACGGTCAAAAGGCAGGACTAAACCCTGAGCAAGTCTTAAAAAGTATATCTGGTGGAGCAGCGGGAAGCTGGTCATTATCAAATCTCGCGCCAAGAATATTAGCCAATAATTTTGAACCGGGTTTTTATATTAAACACTTTATTAAGGATATGGGAATTGCACTTGAGGAAGCGAAACGAATGGAACTGGCCTTGCCAGGACTATCTTTAGCGCGCGATATGTACCAGTCGTTAGCGCAAAAGGGCTACAGTGACAAAGGCACACAAGCCTTATATAAATATTGGAGTGAATAA
- a CDS encoding fluoride efflux transporter FluC translates to MVRTIVVGFGGGVGALTRFIFLDPSTVFPYSTLLINVSGSFLITLFTYLWLERELLKGLLVTGFCGGFTTMSTFSSEVAVLFNLNIWVACLYILLSVGLGVTGAVAGEKAARLVKKRKRSSPYVS, encoded by the coding sequence TTGGTTCGAACAATAGTGGTCGGCTTTGGCGGTGGAGTGGGAGCATTAACACGATTTATATTCCTAGATCCTTCAACAGTATTTCCCTATTCCACTTTGCTGATTAATGTCAGTGGTTCTTTTTTGATTACTTTGTTTACTTATTTATGGCTTGAGCGGGAATTGCTTAAAGGCCTATTGGTAACTGGATTTTGCGGGGGATTTACGACCATGTCTACCTTTTCAAGTGAAGTAGCTGTTCTTTTCAATTTAAATATTTGGGTGGCTTGTCTCTATATTTTGTTATCTGTCGGATTAGGAGTAACCGGTGCTGTAGCAGGAGAGAAAGCAGCCCGACTGGTAAAAAAGCGAAAAAGGAGCAGTCCTTATGTCTCCTAG
- a CDS encoding fluoride efflux transporter FluC: MSPSLLLLIFLGGFIGAVIRDWVIHLWRKRSNRFWGTCFVNITGSFLLGFCSQAIDSSSPLFLLIIGTGLIGSYTTFSTYSADAFMLWRRSKLCFFIYAAGTVILSIIFFWIGTLIS, translated from the coding sequence ATGTCTCCTAGTCTTTTATTGCTCATTTTTTTAGGAGGGTTTATAGGTGCTGTCATAAGAGATTGGGTGATTCATTTATGGCGAAAGCGGTCAAACAGATTCTGGGGGACATGCTTTGTTAATATCACTGGCTCTTTCCTGCTTGGCTTTTGCAGTCAAGCTATTGATTCATCTAGTCCATTATTTCTATTGATTATTGGTACGGGGCTCATTGGTTCCTATACAACGTTTTCAACGTATAGTGCAGATGCTTTTATGTTGTGGAGGAGAAGTAAACTCTGCTTTTTTATCTATGCAGCAGGAACAGTCATTTTGAGTATAATCTTTTTTTGGATTGGGACATTAATCAGTTAA
- a CDS encoding GNAT family N-acetyltransferase — MAYRKELFVWNGSENKKAVIRTYEKKDFEGLIDVQREAFPPPFPSELWWDHDQLHNHIHLFPDGALCVEIDGIIVGSMTGLLTDFDPNEPDHTWSEATDNGYIANHNPNGKTLYVVDICVRPSYRKFGLGKWLMHAMYETVIQLNLERLLGGGRLPYFHRYADALTIEEYVEKVVAGEVFDPVISFLLRCGRMPIHIVKNYLEDEESHNYGLLMEWKNPFYSDQR; from the coding sequence ATGGCATATAGGAAAGAACTTTTCGTATGGAATGGCAGCGAAAATAAAAAAGCTGTAATTAGAACATACGAGAAAAAGGATTTTGAAGGATTAATCGATGTACAGAGAGAGGCCTTTCCGCCACCTTTTCCTTCTGAGCTTTGGTGGGATCACGATCAATTGCATAACCATATTCATTTATTCCCTGATGGTGCACTTTGCGTAGAAATAGACGGCATTATTGTAGGTTCGATGACTGGACTTCTTACGGATTTTGATCCAAATGAACCTGATCATACGTGGTCTGAGGCAACAGATAATGGATATATTGCAAATCATAATCCAAACGGAAAAACACTGTATGTAGTTGATATATGTGTTCGCCCTTCCTACCGTAAATTTGGACTCGGGAAATGGCTCATGCATGCAATGTATGAAACGGTAATTCAATTAAATCTGGAACGTTTACTTGGGGGAGGTCGTCTTCCTTATTTTCACCGGTATGCTGATGCATTAACGATTGAAGAATATGTTGAAAAGGTGGTAGCAGGAGAAGTTTTCGATCCCGTCATATCCTTTTTGCTTCGGTGCGGAAGGATGCCGATTCATATCGTTAAAAACTATCTCGAAGACGAAGAGTCCCATAACTATGGATTATTAATGGAGTGGAAGAATCCATTTTATTCAGACCAAAGATAA